aaatgctTCTGCATAATATATCATTCTTTTTTAATCTCAAAACCACAGATCGAcaagaaaatatgaattttctttgtttcattTATTCAAGTTTAGAgattctaattatttttattttcttaaatgtgTTTCCACAAAAATTATTTCACttgtattatataattagttttgtcatatttttgtgGTACAAATGTTCATGGTTAATAtgctatatattttaatatgtaatatatatgaaaacaattttttagttctattatatatatagatattaattttttgaattggTTAAATGTTGAAAATGACTTCATTCATAATATGATTCACAGAGAAACTCAAAACATCTGATGGTCAGATGGGGCAAGAAACACAAGATGTATCATTTCTCCTTTTACATGTGGAATTGATAGCTTTCATCTGGACGATAGATTGCATGAAGAATCTTCGAAAGTTTCAAGTGACGTTTGCAACAATttgttctcaactggtgaaTATGGTTtccgaacaaaaaaaaatggtttgcAACATATTTGGAAGCAATTCAACGACTTAGGGAAACGTTCTCCGCAGCTGAGATCATCCATGTCTCTCAGATTTAAAATACAAGGGCATATAATCTTACACGCGGTGCTTGCAGCCAATCTCCTACTTTGTCTTTATGAATGCAGAGTCTCATGTTTGCTTAGTAAAATCAGGATATAATCTATTTATGATACTGATgactaaaaacttaaaaattataatcctataaacaatatttttgttattagatttttctgttattaccattttcattgttttatatcattttaaatatgttataataactattaatatatagtatatttgaAAATTGCATTAGGCCCCTAAAAGGGCTCGTACGGGACTGACCATGAGATTTGCGAACAAAAATCAAACTTGGATTTGTTTAACTGCAGGATTTTAGTACTTTTTGCAGCAACTGATCGTCATTTTAACTTTTAGTAATGGGACAAGACGAAAAAGCAAGGGAGGAGGGGATAAGGCTCATGTATAGCCATTTTACGAGTAAACAATGATGATGTAATCATTTGAACTATCCAGAACCACAAAATTATCAGTGCTTAATACATTCCTGACGGCATTTCCAACCTATTCCTATGATACTATTTTACTATCTAGATTACACTATTTTAGTATCGTTTTAGCgctaaatatttttgatttttcaacCGTAACACCAAATAttacactaaaaaaatattcttcactattatattattaaagaaGATTCTCTTAGTTTTTAATTGTttggtaaaatatttataatgttataactaaaagatattaacaaatattaatttaaatgatatttctaTTTCacctgtttaaaaaatatttctaatttaaatataaatatattatatgacaaaacttatattaaaatattattatcaaaaCAAACTCTTACATTTAACAATTAAAAACACATAACAAAAGCTAGATTACATTATACAAAATTTAAGAATTAAAAACACTTGACAAAAGCTAGATATTACGTTATCTGATTgtatgcaatgttatcttttatgttgttttttagttttaattttgtaatttaatttttcagtgtgtaaattaattttcttatgtattttcaacttgtttttttgttttcatataaattaatattttatattaaataaacttaaaagataacaaaacaaatatggcATATTTACTTTATTGAGATATCATATCcagtgaaaaaaataataataagatacataaaatatatatgtaactaGTTTTGATCCCATGCTTCGCatggaaaaaaaatttgctTGCAAAGAAAACCAAATTTCAGTTATAAGTAACTCTAAttgctttgacaaaaaaaaaactctaattgCATATAAAATAACTTTGATTTACCAGGAGGAGATGAgtacattttatttttgactTCGGACACACTATGACTTGTTTATGTCTTGCTTTTTACTTCTTTATGTCTTGTTCTTCTTATATTAAGTTATGACCGTAAAAACATGTAACAGAAAAATACCAGTAGCAAATCAAGAGGTAATATCAGTAAATAATCATGGAAAATCATTAAGTAATCAAAGTTAGCTGACTCTTTAGTTTGAGAATAGGTGATATTTACTACTTAGTGTATGCTATCATACCTTTAAGATATAAATGACATAAATGATAAATTTACACATTACATAACCAAAACATCAAACGTAGATTTAATATTGGTATTGAAACGGTATATTGAAAGTATATGTATGATAGTTGCACATTAATTTGATGAACATGacagaagagagaaaaatgaaGTATAATCGTTTTTCCGATTTCAGATTTTCTGACCATTATTAGATATATATTCTCAGGAAAGaattctttttaaaatgttacctTAGAGAATAAAAGCATTAAAGCACTGaataatttgattgtttgagtGCCGACTATATATTCCTTGCAGTCAAGAGTCAAGAAAATGCAGTAGAGTTGAACTAAATTATTTTTCgctttcaataaaaaaatatatattcaaaaaaaaacatctaaaataaataaattatgaagaCTGTGAACCAATTTCTCAAGAAACTTGAAATGATATATACCTCTGTTAGTTTTCCTCAGAATTTGATCAAAGTTTCCATGTCATCATCGATTTTGCATCTTTTCAACGCTTGACGATCCTACACAAACCAAATTTTCTCACTgaatatctaaaacattaaaatcaagAAAACCCTTTTACCTTATTATCAAAATTCGTTTATCTTATTAGCTATTGTACCATGTCCACATCTCCTTTTTTTCCTCctcctttctttctcttttaagCCAGATCATACCCACTCTTTCTTGAACCATCTTATCCCAAAACAGACAGCATAATCTTACAGAGGATTAAGATAGTATAACTGGGGAACTTGGATTGCTGAGATCTGTTTACTCGGTAAATAGAACACTGGCTCATGACATTTTGAATTAGGGTATTGAAATTGAAGGAGTATTAACCTTTCATATTCTACTTTCATTGGGAGTTTTGATGTCGCTTTTCTATCAAATTTTAGAGATGTGGgagtataaaaaaaataaaaaggtggACAAATGATGATCATGGGTGCCGTAGTGGGATTCTGAAACAGTTAATAATTTTTTCCCTTTATTATTATTctgttttaattgatttaaaaaaaatgtaaacacAAATGATGTGACATCATTTGATTTGTTatgtgacttgtgctttagtatataagggatatataaataaacagttttgaaagaaaaaaaatacagttttttttaCCGTGTGGTTGGAGAGAGAAAACTACAAATGTTGCACTATTGTACAGTTATACATAGTGTTCAATTTGACTTGGCCTAAGAGCAACATTATAGGTGGGATTTGATTTTATGTCCTTAGAATACTTTATGATTAATTTGGAGTTAAGGACAAAGTTAAGGATTTTCCCTCAAAAATTAGATTATTGGTGGGACTTTTGAAAGTCCcttagtaaataaattaattttttttaataattaatgacaaattattttaataattaatgacaTTAAAAAGagaagtttaaaataaaaatacatataacattaaaattaaaaacataaggaaaattacaaagttgtgaaatttgttttacaaaaatcataaataaaatcagacaaacattttatttaattcatagAAAGCAAATAAcattatatgttatttggaagatgtccaaatttatcccatatattttcaatcaaatcttCTTTTAATTGTTGATGGATATGTGGATCCCGAACTTCTTTACGACGAGCAATTATATTGCCGGGTTTTGTAGCCTTTTTGACGGTATATGTAAAATCCTCATCTTGAAATTTTTCAAGAGTGTTTGAATTCCGTTCATCTtggacaatcatattatggagtatgagacatgctctcataatattcgatattttgtttttatcccATAAATTAGAAGGATTTCTAACAACGGCGAACCTAGCTTGCAGGACCCCAGAGGCACGCTCGGCATCCTTTCGAACGGATTCTTGGGTTTTAGCAAATAAAGAATTTTTCGCACCCTGTGGCAGTCGtatagattgaataaaagttgCCCAAGGTACATGTTCTGATATAATTGTTTATTTGAATTCAAGCTTATTTGGAATATAGTGGATCACGAGACAACTTATATGTGGATCCCGAGACATAATTcaagcttatttgtcatatagtacaaaacaaatatatgtttACAGTCCATTACATTACATATTGTCAACAGAATCCGatacacaaaacacaacacCATCTTCATTTACTTTACCATAAGCACAATTCCTATTAAAATTGTCACGACAATCATTACCTCTACAAAGTACTCAAATCCCTGCCTAAACTTCGATTGTTCCTTGCCTATATCACCCACAATTTTCTCTACTCTAGCCAGCCGCTGGTCAGTCTCATAGTCACTGTAAAGTGTAAGATTTTCTACCTTTTCTGCCAGCTGAAGCACGTGTCTATCTCTGGCTCTCATCTCTTCCATCACGGCGATATCCCACCATTTCCAAACATGGCAGTCTCCATCGTTCACGTTCTCACATGTGTAGTATCTTCTACCTGTGGTGAGCACACACGCAAGAGTATATGAGCACACACGCAAGACTATATGAGCACACACGCATTGACAGTAGCATTTTACTTAACCTGGATCATTCCGAGTGGTAGATGTTGCAAGGAGAGGCGTAGCACCACAGTAGCAAGTCTGTGGGAAGCCAAACTCAACCTCTGGTTGCGGCGGATACTGAACCTGTGAACGAGCATGTAAGCTTATCTCAGCTTGGTCACGTCGAATGAGATCTTCCGTCTCGCTGTAGCCACCGTCGTCTGAGTTTCCAAATATATCGTCTGACTGCGAAGGCTGGCTGTAACTGTAGTCAACTCCCATCTTTAAGTCCACCTGCATAAACACATAGTAATTATTAGATACACATAGATATATAAGCAGTTGTCAACTTTTTGTGGTTGCAGAGGACACATAAACAAGACCCGGAAGACAAGAACATAAAAAGACTTAGTTATTATTAGCCATTTAAGCAATCAAGACATACTAAAACAGAGATTATAAAACAGAGAATTTAAAAGACATAGTTATCATTGAAGACATACTAAAACAGAGATTTTAAAACAGAGATTTTTAAAGCTTATATCCTAATCTTTCAGAAATACTTGGCTAGGAGCTTATTCTTCACAACTTCCTCCGGCTCAGTTAATGGTTCTTTCTTGGCGAGGAGAGTGTCTAGTATGGCTAGCTTTGACAGTCTCTCCTTCATAGCCAAATCCTCTTTCTTCATTTCCCATATGGTCGTATACTCAGCAACAGACTTTCCTTGAACAGTGGACCTTTTTAGTTTGGCAGCCTTGCAACCTTCAGGCCGGATCTCCTAATCAAGGACAGTGGTGCTTGAATCTGTCTCACCATCCTTTCTCTTTGAACTGGCAGTGGCTTTTGGAGTGTTAAGGCTAAGCCATTTTTGTTCAAAGCGCAACACACACCAAGCACGCTCAAGGGTAAACTTGGTTTGCTGATCAGAGTAGAAGATGTCGTGAGCCTTCTTGAGAACATCAGTGTCACTCTCACCTCTGCCAATTTGTCTCTCTGCTGCTGAGTATGCCCCACAGAACTTGGTAACCTGATCGTGTATTCTGTGCCACCTCTTCTTACAAGTAAGATCCCCTCTCTTTTCACCATCCTGTAGACCATGTGGACTTGCTGCATAATACTCTCCAACCCGTTTCCAGAAGGTCCCCAACTTCTGGTCATTTCCAACAACGGCATCCTTCGAAGTGTTAAGCCACGCAGAGATTAGAACCACGTCATCAGCTGGGCTCCATTTGCGTCTAACATGACGCTCCACTGGTGTGTCTACTGGCGTGTGTTCAGCTTGTTGTGAACTGAAGGGAGGGATCTCCGATTCTCCAAAGTTAACACTTGAATGAAAACTttcataaggaaagttttcatggAGACCACTTCCATGTTGACTGTAAAGCAGTCCTACGTAACTAGAGGACTGAGTTTGATAATTTCTTGAATCCATACGAGTTATAAAAGAGAAAGATTTGAGAGAGAGTTGTAGATTATGAGATGATAGAAGAGAGAAAGCAGCTGTGTATATTTAAGGGGAATGAGATGGGAGTTTAATATGAGCAGGTGAAGAGTATTAAGTTTTCCACATAAAAACTAACCATAAACAAGATATGTCTAATCCGAAGTTATTACTAACCTATCTACGGTATCAAGTAACGACGACAGTGCCTTAATAATAAAGCTAACATTAACAACATATGTACTTTCACTGGAAGTGGTTTGTCTAGTTGAGTAAAGAGTTAAAGCGGTATCAAAATAAACGATTTCCCTCATTGCAATCTATTGAAGAACTAAACCATAATTctaatttgttaaaaatactTCAAATTTTAACAGATATCAAACCAAAGAATCTTTCGAAACAAAGAATCTATACGATTTTGCAAGCTAGAGAAGCTATACGAATTTTCATTCAAGCTATACGAATTTTCATTCTCAAACAACCATAGAATCTTTACGATTTTGCAAGCATGAAACAAccataaaatcaaaaatctacACAAGACCCGAGCCGACCATACAAGCTATACGAATTTTCATTCAACCTATACGAATTTTCATTCTCAAACAACCATACAATCTTTACGATTTTGCAAGCATCAAAGAACCATAGAATCTatacgtttttttatatatctatatcaaCCCACCACTTCAATCACAAGAGCCGACCATAGAATCTATATCACAAGAGACGAGAGAATCAAATCAAACATATAATCAAATCAAACAACCATTAAATCTACATAGCCCTACTCGGTTTATCAATCTTACAAGGGAGGTTAAAGACATACCTTGCCAAGATTGGGTCGATTCTGAAACGATGTCGAAAGGACTGAGTTAGCCAACGATTCTGAAACGATTTGGAAGCGAACCGACGCAGGTGGAGTGAACTGAGTTAGCCAACGATTTGAAGAGATCGATTATTCCTTTTGATTTTACTTCGCCTTCGGAGATCGCGGCGTCGCCATTGGAGATTTCAGATGTCGATTGATTttggagaagagagaagaaacacACCGACTAGGGCTTCATTCGACTTCGAATACATCTCCCACTCCTATGCTGCCACGTTGCTCACGGGACGCGTCCAAAAATCCCTTAACTAAGGCCCGAACCCAACgatatcttttctttttcatttattttcgaGCCCAAAAACACTAAGGACGGGCCTAGGGCCGCCCGATAATGTTGCTCTAAAGAGTTATAACCCCACTTCTATAGAGTTGATTAGTTATTGTTATACTAAACACTCACATCCGATAGGAATCCTGATCTATGGACGCGATTACTCATTAGCCCCAGACACTTTACTGATTTAAGCATCTTATAGCATTCGAAAagaaaaattctttatttttgtaCTCAGGGCTTCTAAGGCCAGTCTTCTTGTGTATGCTAAGTTGTCAAGTAATAATCTAGAGGCCCAATGCACTTTTTGTGGAGAACAAAAATCCTACCTAAACTAAACCACTGTTCCTTTAAATTAAGATGCATCATGCATTCGACTATTACAAAAATCATACAtgcaaaataaatatcaattgatcctaaaaactatttaattataatattgatttaaatatcaaattttcaattttactgTATAAAAACAATTTGACATTTTTAAGCATATTTTGAATAACATTGCTAATATGATTTTTGCCGTTTAGTGTCGTTTTCCAATGTTAGTTTCAATTCAACTATGGGGAGTCTTGTCACTATACAAATTTATTATAACtgtttaaaccaaaaaaataattatttttaaaaataactccACTCTTGTTCAATGGAgttaacattttcaaaaataatataaaccaaTGGTGAACTATAAGTTTTTATCTAATTTGagaatgaaaaatttaaatttaaaatgtacaAAAAATTATGGCGGTTTAAAATGATTCATTTTATATGAATAACattaacattgcatgtttcataaTTTAATAGATTTGCTATATTAAAATGTGATCTGCTTCATAACTGGAACATAATCGGATTGAATAAATGTATGTAACAAATGTGATGAAATCCAATGACaaaatgattctttttttttcctaagtatttaaataaaatttaaagttataaataagaagaataatataggtaaaactaatttattttttattattgaatACTTTAATATGCGTCACTGAAAAACAATTTCTAATACATTAAGATTTATTACATTATTTTGGAGGACGAGGACATATAGCATCACACGAAGCTTTGTCTTTCCAACATTTGCGATCTGGTCCTGGACAGCACCAACaatcttttttaaatatatgaaaacacCCAGCCTGAACACAATTTGATGTTATGACTATGTTTGAATCCTCTATTCCTTTAACACTCATCTTTGCACCTTCACATATAAATCATCATACGTCAAACAAACATTAACGacgaaaaaataagaaatagtttgagaaaaaattaaagaataaacaaagaaatataaattttaaaaatgataaaatatatacatacactgATGTAAAgcaaagaaagagaagatgaacaTGAGTATCAAGGATGCCTGTATTTTCATGGTTTTTGAGTCTTAAACAATCTTGTGATGTGCTTCTCTTGAAAAGTGTGATTTTATATTCTTGGTATTATTTatacaaaaagataaatataaagtaaattatgtcaccaaataattttaaaaaggcaatatatttatccattaattatcattttgactagtctttttttttctttacctaAAATATGtgcatatatattttcttcttataGATTATTTAGAAAATCTTGCTATATATTCCTTCCATATCAATTTAAGTGGTGtttacagaaaatatttttgtagcaaAATAATTGATGTATTCACTattctaaataaaatttaatatcattCGAATTTCGTGACCAATTacaaatagtattttttattggttgaactaattttatttaatgatattcttatgtaaccaaaataaattatataaattttttttttattaatctatgTGCAGAAACTTTAAATACCACTTTTAAACACAATATCCTTGATGACAAAAAGCATAATATCGCTAATGTTTTACTTAtttctttcttccttttttttttttttttttgttcactacTTATTTCTTTCTTCCTTTTCTAAATAAGTGGTGTATAAGATTCGACAAATTAAAGGTCAAAGAAAAAATTAGGAACATTACTAAACAAGATATGTCTGATTGACCATTGACTATGACCATTCGATCTATAAAGTatgaatattacaaaaataaaattatattgagAAACAAAGATTCATTCTTAAAAGGGAAAATTCCATAAAAATAACGCAACTAAGTTttgttaaactttttaatacccaaattttttttatccagTTTAATACCCAAACTAATTATTCTGCTCATTTTAAtacatttacttttaaattgtgCTCATTTTAATACATAAAGTATGCTCATGTTAATAATAAGTTTCAAATAAAACTTAGAAAtctctaaaatttcaaaaaatcttaaaatgatcaaattttattttaaattttaagaataaaagTAACTATATTTAGATAATCTtgcattttcttaatattagttttagttttaatttcaaatttagtttgctttttaaagtttaaaatcatttatttattttattcaaaatgttttttctaaatttaaaaaaatatccaaaatttagataattttattcttaaaatttaaaataaattttaaaattttaagatttaaattttgaattttaaatattttaagctTTGTCTGaaacttattaatattttttttattaaaattagtaTAGTTTGGATATAGGCATAGTTTTAAAAGTAAGTGtattaaaatgagaaaaaaaataattagtttgaCTATTATATTGAGTAGCAAAAATGTTTGGGTGTTGAAAAGCTTAACAAAATATGGTTGGACTATTTTTATAGCTAGATAAACTTGTTACAGTAATACATCTTATATTACATTCAGAGAAGTCCTGGATGATGGGTCtactattatattaaatagtttCGGGCCAAGAAGACAGTAATATTTTACTGTAGTCTAGTTGTTTTAACCTGATTTCTCCTTCATAATGTCATAGGTTCGAACTTTCATCCTACCCAtacttttagtgtttttaacatattaattatTGGCCTCAAGTATTTTAGGCTTGGGGTCCATCAATCTTCAAGCTTGACCCTGAGGatattatctatatataaaaaaaaatgtttgtctcCCTCTTATTGTGCCACGTCATAAAGTCATTGATTGTGAGTGCGACACCTGTCTTCTTTGCCTAAAACTCATCGTTTCATTAACTTTTGATGTGAGATGCTGCGTTTCATAATTGTTTACGGTTTAGTGGGCTTTTTGTTCACACTGTGATATAGCCCAAATACAGAGACATAGCCACTATAATGAAAACATATGAAAATACTGAAACTTTTGAAacggaaaagaaaagaaggagCGTACCGTGAGTTTCTGGATGCTACTGACTTCGCCTTGGTTGGAGGCGATATCAACGATGACGGTTCATTTCGCTGCCACCTCCGGTAACTCAATAACATTCAAGAGTTTAAAATTATTGGCGATAGGTTTTGCAGAGTATGAAGAGGCAGAGGGAAGAGGATGATgagcaacaacactgaagaggttaaaaaagaaaatcgagccaattaataaaaatattccacAGTTTAAGCGGTGGCGAGTAAATCAGATCGGTTTCTCAATTCcactatgactcgatcaagagagaaatatagtttttttttgtccaaaGAAATGTAGATATTATCAAAGCAAAGATTGCTCCGAATGAATCATAAGAAGATAAGGGAAGCAATCAaaggtttttatttcatttttaattagttattgGGAATTAACATGAATGGAAGTGTCATACACGCGCAGAAACATGCGTGTTGGTGATATATgagatacatattttaaacttaaaaggGAAATAGACATGAAGCAATACGTTCTATTCCAATTGGGTCTTTTCTTTTGAGCCTTTTGTTTCAAAGAAAAATGACAGAACATAACCAGATTTACTTCGGTTTAGTTTAGATTCGATTCAGCTTTAATGCATGCATGATTTAAGCTACACAAGTTTCATTCAATAAATAAACCAACGGAAAATTTTATTGTAAGAAATTGGGTTAGTTGAAATTCATAAgacagaaaacaataaataattaaaaataatttttaattatctagctacttatatttatataatatttatatatcaaaataacatatatatatatgattataattaatatttaaataaaaaaacccgTCCctagtatcttatatattaaaacagatgtcacaacattgattcatgtgtgatttttaaaaaaatggacctaatggacttattcctagaaagtcatgttacatttaatctctaatcttatcatttaaattttgggcgtagcagaaatttttattgggctatcaataattggatttaaacaatagatgatccattggatttatagatagtataaattaaatagatataatttaatgttgtaatactagacctccatatgttaaatatttaaatatttttcgatgttaacttttaaaattataaagatttttttgaaataacaaaaatcatattatctaacaatgattaatctttactaccttaagcgaatgaaaacaaattttaaactatatagtttattttaaaaattaaacaaaaactaaatgtttaattatttactcaataatataaatctatgaagcgaaaagtttaattttttaaaaactttataaatttgtgaaatgttacaatatctttgaatatgacaataaaacaatattttactaatctttatatatatagttacgattttaataatggaataataatccgaaaatatatatatagaagaagatacaaatacatgtgaaagtttgaaacaatctattcaa
The window above is part of the Brassica napus cultivar Da-Ae chromosome C3, Da-Ae, whole genome shotgun sequence genome. Proteins encoded here:
- the LOC106384456 gene encoding glutathione S-transferase T3-like, with translation MDSRNYQTQSSSYVGLLYSQHGSGLHENFPYESFHSSVNFGESEIPPFSSQQAEHTPVDTPVERHVRRKWSPADDVVLISAWLNTSKDAVVGNDQKLGTFWKRVGEYYAASPHGLQDGEKRGDLTCKKRWHRIHDQVTKFCGAYSAAERQIGRGESDTDVLKKAHDIFYSDQQTKFTLERAWCVLRFEQKWLSLNTPKATASSKRKDGETDSSTTVLD